One Ranitomeya imitator isolate aRanImi1 chromosome 1, aRanImi1.pri, whole genome shotgun sequence DNA window includes the following coding sequences:
- the POLR3C gene encoding DNA-directed RNA polymerase III subunit RPC3 has product MTAVELRLSSLLLLEHYGEIVERVGTFLIRTGAQPLRVIVSATGTSTDQVRKALCVLLQHGLVTYQMHKRGFVEYSTQCDCCLRILRFPRYIYTAKTLYGDTGELIVEELLLNGKMTLTAVVKKVADRLTDTMEDGKSTEYSDVMATFSKLADTHFVQRCPGLSEKGDTPSTGGRRPPAPTLVTNESEMYSVPKVTLIGRGKRRRSSDDDEGATQSKRPKREPVGESGQDDAIYWQINMVRFHQHFRDQAIISAVSNKMDQTSSEIVRTMLRMSEITTSSNAAFTQPLSSNEIFRDLPTGYNISKQVLDQYLTLLSDDPLQFVGRSGDSGGGTFVINLHKAVASLATSNLESIVQERFGSRCARIFRLLLRKRHLEQKQVEDFAMIPAKEAKDMLYKMLSVNLVTLQEIPKTPDHAPSRTFYLYAVNPLSAARMLLQRCYKTVANLIDRRQYETRENKRLLEKSQRIEAIIASMQATGAEESQLQEIEEMITAPERQQLDNLKRNVNKLDASEIQVDDTIFILESYINSTKAKIS; this is encoded by the exons ATGACGGCGGTGGAGCTGCGGCTGAGCTCGCTGCTGCTGCTGGAGCACTATGGGGAAATCGTGGAGCGTGTGGGCACTTTCCTGATCCGGACGGGCGCTCAGCCGCTCAGAGTCATTGTCTCTGCGACCGGGACCTCCACCGATCAG GTGCGGAAAGCTCTGTGCGTCCTCCTCCAGCACGGCCTGGTCACCTACCAGATGCACAAGCGTGGCTTTGTGGAGTACTCCACCCAGTGTGACTGCTGCCTGCGCATCCTCCGCTTCCCCCGCTACATCTACACCGCTAAGACCCTGTACGGAGACACGGGCGAGCTCATCGTGGAGGAGTTGCTGCTGAACGGGAAGATGACGCTGACCGCCGTTGTGAAGAAAGTCGCTGACCGACTAACCGACACCATGGAAG ACGGGAAGAGCACGGAGTACAGCGACGTGATGGCGACCTTCAGTAAGCTGGCAGATACCCACTTCGTGCAACGCTGCCCGGGCCTCTCCGAAAAAGGGGATACGCCCAGCACGGGAGGACGGCGGCCCCCAGCGCCCACTCTGGTCACCAATGAGAGCGAAATGTACTCAGTGCCCAAAGTCACCCTGATTG GGAGAGGGAAGCGCCGCAGATCTTCTGATGATGACGAGGGGGCAACACAGAGCAAGAGACCGAAGAGAGAACCTGTGGGAGAG AGCGGCCAGGATGATGCCATCTACTGGCAGATCAATATGGTTCGCTTTCACCAGCACTTCAGAGACCAGGCCATCATCAGCGCCGTGTCCAACAAGATGGACCAG ACCAGCAGCGAGATTGTTCGGACAATGCTGAGAATGAGTGAGATCACCACCTCCTCCAACGCCGCTTTCACACAGCCGCTGTCCTCCAATGAG ATTTTCCGAGATTTACCCACAGGATACAACATTTCCAAGCAGGTGTTGGACCAGTACCTGACGCTGCTCTCGGACGATCCG CTGCAGTTCGTGGGGCGGTCGGGGGACAGTGGCGGGGGGACCTTCGTAATCA ATTTACACAAAGCTGTCGCCTCCCTGGCCACATCCAACCTGGAATCCATTGTCCAAGAGAG GTTTGGCTCCCGCTGCGCCCGGATCTTCCGCCTCCTTCTACGTAAGAGGCACTTGGAGCAGAAACAAGTGGAGGACTTTGCAATGATCCCAGCAAAAGAGGCCAAGGACATGTTATACAAGATGTTATCAGTCAACCTGGTCACTCTGCAG GAAATTCCGAAAACTCCCGATCATGCGCCATCTAGAACCTTCTACCTGTACGCAGTGAATCCTCTATCAGCAGCCAGGATGTTACTGCAGCGATGTTACAAG ACTGTGGCTAATCTGATCGATAGGCGACAGTATGAGACCAGGGAAAACAA GAGGCTGCTGGAGAAATCCCAGAGGATTGAGGCCATCATCGCTTCCATGCAGGCCACCGGGGCCGAGGAGTCTCAGCTGCAGGAGATTGAGGAGATGATCACCGCTCCGGAGCGACAGCAGCTCGACAACCTGAAGCGCAATGTGAACAA ACTGGACGCCAGTGAGATCCAGGTGGATGATACCATCTTCATTCTGGAGTCTTATATCAATAGCACAAAGGCCAAGATCTCGTGA